A section of the Streptomyces sp. NBC_01591 genome encodes:
- a CDS encoding type II toxin-antitoxin system Phd/YefM family antitoxin — protein sequence MAYEIPVTQARAELAELINRVVYGGERVVVTRHGKPLVALVSAADLERLEKDEAAAEEQVISSVSSIGSSVSAPGERRRFGIAAEHRGHDEPGR from the coding sequence ATGGCCTACGAGATTCCGGTGACGCAAGCCCGAGCTGAGCTCGCCGAATTGATCAACCGTGTCGTCTACGGCGGCGAGCGCGTGGTCGTGACGCGGCACGGCAAGCCGCTGGTGGCGCTCGTCTCGGCCGCTGACCTGGAGCGACTCGAGAAGGACGAGGCGGCCGCCGAGGAGCAGGTGATCAGTTCGGTCTCCTCGATCGGCTCCTCGGTGTCCGCTCCCGGCGAACGGCGGCGTTTCGGTATCGCGGCGGAGCACAGGGGGCACGACGAGCCGGGCAGGTGA
- a CDS encoding TetR/AcrR family transcriptional regulator, whose translation MARVSQEHLDARRRQIIDGAARCFARDGFHGTSMQGVLKEVGLSAGAVYRYFSGKEELIEAIADEAFTSIRRAFREAADTTPPPAPDVLLGRVLRGLFSGEVCGLDGRQFASLIVQVWSETMRNESLAATFDDGYGAMRVVWTDVVEGYRKAGVMRADVPADHVARTMMAVAQGFFAQMALFGDAEPEVLENGLRGLMAMQLPSAG comes from the coding sequence ATGGCCCGTGTATCCCAGGAGCACCTCGACGCCCGCCGCCGGCAGATCATTGACGGCGCGGCGCGCTGCTTCGCGCGCGACGGCTTCCACGGCACATCGATGCAGGGTGTGCTGAAGGAGGTCGGTCTGTCGGCCGGGGCGGTCTACCGCTACTTCAGCGGGAAGGAGGAGCTGATCGAGGCCATCGCCGACGAGGCGTTCACCAGCATTCGGCGGGCCTTCAGGGAAGCCGCGGACACCACTCCGCCACCGGCGCCGGACGTGCTGCTGGGCCGGGTGCTGCGCGGGCTCTTCTCGGGAGAGGTGTGCGGTCTGGACGGGCGGCAGTTCGCCTCGCTGATCGTGCAGGTCTGGTCCGAGACCATGCGCAACGAAAGCCTGGCCGCCACTTTCGACGACGGGTACGGCGCCATGCGGGTCGTCTGGACGGACGTGGTCGAGGGATACCGCAAGGCGGGAGTCATGCGGGCGGACGTACCCGCCGACCATGTGGCGCGGACGATGATGGCGGTCGCGCAGGGATTCTTCGCCCAGATGGCGCTCTTCGGCGACGCCGAACCCGAGGTGCTGGAGAACGGCCTGCGCGGCCTGATGGCCATGCAACTGCCGTCGGCCGGTTGA
- a CDS encoding GntR family transcriptional regulator, with product MPIENRPLREQVKEELIKRLGRGTIATNSPINEGQLATELGVSRTPLREALITLEREGVITSERGKGFRFTPLSAQEFRDLSAIVATLEALALESSDPEHLAATAPRLLEEARAFSVPQAPHDVIERYDDAWHDLLLSGCTNDRLMKLITSLKVTMHRYERVALGDQDILERSAEEHERIAECLQRGDLDAAVAALKENWNSGMHRILEHLKD from the coding sequence ATGCCAATCGAAAACCGCCCGTTGCGCGAACAGGTCAAGGAGGAACTGATCAAGCGCCTCGGGCGCGGCACGATCGCGACCAACTCGCCGATCAACGAGGGGCAGCTCGCCACCGAACTCGGCGTCAGCCGTACTCCGCTGCGCGAGGCACTGATCACGCTGGAGCGCGAGGGCGTCATCACCAGCGAGCGCGGCAAGGGCTTCCGCTTCACGCCGCTCAGTGCGCAGGAGTTCCGTGACCTGTCCGCGATCGTCGCGACGCTGGAGGCGCTCGCCCTGGAGTCCAGCGATCCCGAGCACCTGGCGGCGACGGCCCCCCGCCTCCTGGAGGAGGCGCGCGCGTTCTCGGTCCCGCAGGCGCCGCACGACGTCATAGAGCGTTACGACGACGCGTGGCACGACCTGCTCCTGTCCGGTTGCACGAACGACCGCCTGATGAAGCTGATCACCTCCCTGAAGGTGACGATGCACCGCTACGAGCGGGTGGCCCTGGGCGACCAGGACATCCTGGAGCGTTCCGCGGAGGAGCACGAGCGGATCGCCGAGTGCCTGCAGCGCGGCGACCTGGACGCGGCCGTCGCGGCGCTCAAGGAGAACTGGAACAGCGGGATGCACCGGATCCTGGAGCATCTGAAGGACTGA
- a CDS encoding NAD-dependent epimerase/dehydratase family protein, protein MSKGNAWVLGATGQIGRVAVQSLVEDGWEVTAASRGGGRDARWDTAVRTTALDRDADGALAAALGDGCDVLVDMVAYDAVHARQLTGLADRIGSAVVISSGAVYEDEQGRSFDTQGEPDGAPRYPLPIPESQRTLPPGDTTYGTRKIRLERDLLAAGDALPVTLLRAGAIHGEYCRSPRELYFVKRLLDGRDRRVLAFGGESRFHPVHVSNLAELIRLAALRPGSRVLNAGDPQAPTVAEIGEAVDAVLGRRTETVLMAGAPGEDGVGSTPWSAAHPIVYDMTAAERELGYRPVTGYVQSLPGTVEWIAAQLAGKDWTEAFPAMLRAYGKKLFDYAAEDAWLEAYDRKA, encoded by the coding sequence ATGAGCAAGGGAAACGCATGGGTGCTGGGGGCGACGGGACAGATCGGGCGAGTGGCGGTGCAGTCGCTCGTCGAGGACGGCTGGGAGGTGACGGCCGCCTCTCGCGGAGGCGGCCGGGACGCGCGGTGGGACACAGCGGTGCGCACGACCGCCCTGGACCGGGACGCCGACGGGGCGCTCGCGGCGGCGCTGGGCGACGGCTGCGACGTACTGGTCGACATGGTGGCGTACGACGCGGTTCACGCCCGTCAGCTGACCGGTCTCGCGGACCGGATCGGTTCGGCGGTGGTCATCTCCAGCGGTGCGGTGTACGAGGACGAGCAGGGCCGCAGCTTCGACACGCAGGGCGAACCCGACGGTGCTCCGCGCTATCCGCTGCCGATCCCGGAGTCGCAGCGCACCCTGCCGCCAGGCGACACGACGTACGGGACGCGGAAGATACGGCTGGAGCGGGATCTGCTGGCGGCCGGGGACGCGCTGCCGGTGACGCTGCTGCGGGCCGGGGCGATCCACGGGGAGTACTGCCGCTCGCCGCGTGAGCTGTATTTCGTGAAACGGCTCCTGGACGGCCGCGACCGGCGGGTGCTCGCCTTCGGTGGGGAATCCCGCTTCCACCCGGTCCATGTCTCCAACCTGGCCGAGCTGATCCGGCTCGCCGCCCTGCGGCCCGGTTCGCGGGTGCTGAACGCCGGGGATCCGCAGGCGCCGACGGTCGCGGAGATCGGCGAGGCCGTCGACGCGGTGCTCGGCCGCAGGACGGAGACCGTGCTGATGGCGGGGGCGCCCGGGGAGGACGGCGTCGGCTCGACGCCGTGGAGCGCCGCCCACCCCATCGTGTACGACATGACGGCCGCCGAGCGCGAGCTCGGGTACCGGCCGGTCACGGGCTATGTGCAGTCGCTTCCCGGGACGGTCGAGTGGATCGCGGCGCAGCTGGCGGGCAAGGACTGGACGGAGGCCTTCCCGGCCATGCTGCGGGCGTACGGGAAGAAGCTCTTCGACTACGCGGCGGAGGACGCCTGGCTGGAGGCGTACGACCGGAAGGCGTGA
- a CDS encoding urease accessory protein UreD gives MSIQATARITAALDGRGVTSLPVLQGDGPLALRRTRDTPGSGARVTVVGAMSAPLGGDRLAIATQVGESARLTVDSAAATVALPGPGGEPATYDIELNVAEGAELRWLPEQLVSAHDSVLRMTTRVRLAPTARLVLREEQILGRHAESTGTLISRLTVHRAGRPLIDQQMTYGPGAPGGWDGAAVLGGHRAVGQLLVVEPGFDEKLPEARLLGETAVLTPLAGPAVLVTALAPDARLLRRVLDEALDELLDAPAG, from the coding sequence ATGAGCATCCAGGCCACCGCCCGGATCACCGCGGCCCTCGACGGCCGGGGCGTCACCTCGCTCCCCGTGCTGCAAGGCGACGGACCGCTCGCCCTGCGCCGGACCCGGGACACGCCCGGGTCCGGCGCACGGGTCACCGTCGTCGGCGCCATGAGCGCACCGCTCGGCGGGGACCGGCTCGCCATCGCGACACAGGTCGGCGAAAGCGCCCGGCTCACCGTCGACTCGGCAGCGGCGACCGTGGCCCTGCCGGGACCGGGCGGCGAACCCGCCACGTACGACATCGAGTTGAATGTGGCGGAGGGGGCCGAGCTGCGCTGGCTGCCGGAACAGCTCGTCTCGGCGCACGACAGCGTCCTGCGCATGACCACCCGCGTCCGACTCGCCCCCACCGCACGGCTGGTGCTGCGCGAGGAACAGATCCTCGGCCGCCACGCCGAGAGCACCGGCACCCTCATCAGCCGCCTCACCGTGCACCGCGCCGGCCGTCCGCTGATCGACCAGCAGATGACGTACGGTCCGGGAGCCCCCGGCGGCTGGGACGGCGCGGCGGTCCTGGGCGGCCACCGGGCCGTCGGGCAACTCCTCGTCGTGGAACCGGGGTTCGACGAGAAGCTTCCCGAAGCGCGACTGCTCGGGGAGACCGCCGTTCTCACCCCGCTCGCCGGACCGGCCGTGCTGGTCACAGCCCTCGCCCCCGACGCACGCCTGCTGCGCCGCGTCCTGGACGAGGCGCTGGACGAACTGCTCGACGCCCCGGCGGGTTGA
- the ureG gene encoding urease accessory protein UreG: protein MHLDHTQHGPAAVSADAARPDGTRRALRIGLGGPVGSGKTATVAALCRALRDQLSIAVVTNDIYTREDAAFLLRHAVLPPERIQAVETGACPHTAIRDDISANLEAVEDLEDTVGPLDLILVESGGDNLTATFSKGLVDAQIFVIDVAGGDDIPRKGGPGVTTSDLLVINKTDLAPHVGSDLDRMAHDAAQQRGPLPVAFTSLTSEEGVGPVADWVRGRLADWTA from the coding sequence ATGCACCTCGACCACACCCAACACGGCCCCGCCGCCGTGAGCGCCGACGCCGCCCGGCCCGACGGAACCCGCCGCGCCCTGCGCATCGGACTCGGCGGACCGGTCGGCTCCGGCAAGACCGCGACCGTCGCCGCCCTCTGCCGGGCCCTGCGCGACCAGCTCTCCATCGCGGTGGTCACCAACGACATCTACACTCGCGAGGACGCGGCCTTCCTGCTGCGCCATGCCGTCCTGCCGCCCGAGCGCATCCAGGCCGTGGAGACCGGCGCCTGCCCGCACACCGCGATCCGCGACGACATCTCCGCCAACCTCGAAGCCGTCGAGGACCTGGAGGACACCGTCGGGCCACTCGATCTGATCCTGGTCGAATCCGGCGGCGACAACCTCACCGCCACCTTCTCGAAAGGGCTGGTCGACGCGCAGATCTTCGTCATCGACGTGGCGGGCGGCGACGACATCCCGCGCAAGGGCGGTCCCGGTGTCACCACCTCCGACCTGCTCGTCATCAACAAGACCGACCTCGCTCCCCACGTCGGCTCCGATCTCGACCGGATGGCCCACGACGCCGCACAGCAGCGCGGACCGCTCCCCGTCGCCTTCACCTCGCTCACCTCCGAGGAGGGCGTGGGGCCCGTCGCGGACTGGGTGCGCGGGCGGCTCGCCGACTGGACCGCATGA
- a CDS encoding lysophospholipid acyltransferase family protein, which produces MFYHVLKYVILGPLLRLFFRPRIEGLEHIPEDGAAIVAGNHLSFSDHFLMPAILKRRITFLAKAEYFTGPGLKGRLTAAFFHSIGQIPVDRSGKEAGQAAIREGLGVLSKGELLGIYPEGTRSHDGRLYKGKVGVAVMAITAQVPVVPCAMVGTFEIQPPGQVVPRIKRVTIRFGEPLDFSRYAGMENQKAAVRAVTDEIMYAILKLSGQEYVDEYAVKAKAAQAEQAAKSKKFPKFRR; this is translated from the coding sequence GTGTTCTACCACGTGCTCAAATACGTCATCCTCGGGCCACTGCTCCGGTTGTTCTTCCGCCCCAGGATCGAGGGCCTGGAACACATCCCGGAGGACGGCGCGGCCATCGTCGCCGGCAACCATCTGTCGTTCTCCGACCATTTCCTGATGCCCGCGATCCTCAAACGGCGCATCACGTTTCTCGCCAAGGCCGAGTACTTCACCGGACCGGGATTGAAGGGTCGGCTGACCGCCGCTTTCTTCCACAGCATCGGACAGATCCCGGTGGACCGTTCCGGCAAGGAAGCCGGACAGGCGGCAATCCGGGAAGGGCTCGGTGTGCTGAGCAAGGGCGAGCTGCTGGGCATCTACCCGGAGGGCACCCGCTCGCACGACGGCCGGCTCTACAAGGGCAAGGTGGGCGTGGCCGTCATGGCGATCACGGCACAGGTGCCCGTGGTGCCGTGCGCGATGGTGGGTACATTCGAGATCCAGCCGCCGGGACAGGTCGTCCCGCGCATCAAGCGCGTCACCATCCGCTTCGGCGAGCCGCTGGACTTCTCCCGCTACGCCGGCATGGAGAACCAGAAGGCTGCGGTCCGGGCGGTCACCGACGAGATCATGTACGCGATCCTGAAGCTCTCGGGTCAGGAGTACGTCGACGAGTACGCGGTCAAGGCGAAGGCCGCGCAGGCCGAACAGGCGGCAAAGTCGAAGAAGTTCCCGAAGTTTCGACGCTGA
- a CDS encoding urease subunit beta has translation MIPGEILYADGPVSFNEGRPVTRLTVLNAADRPVQVGSHYHFAEANPGLRFDRSAARGLRLNIAAGTAVRFEPGIPIDIELVPLAGRRVVPGLRGETGGALDG, from the coding sequence ATGATTCCCGGAGAGATCCTGTACGCGGACGGGCCCGTGTCGTTCAACGAGGGCCGCCCCGTCACCCGCCTCACCGTGCTCAACGCCGCCGACCGGCCGGTCCAGGTGGGTTCGCACTACCACTTCGCCGAGGCCAACCCCGGCCTGCGCTTCGACCGTTCGGCCGCCCGCGGCCTGCGGCTGAACATCGCCGCCGGAACCGCCGTGCGCTTCGAACCCGGCATACCGATCGACATCGAACTCGTACCGCTCGCCGGACGGCGCGTCGTCCCCGGGCTGCGCGGCGAGACCGGAGGTGCCCTCGATGGCTGA
- a CDS encoding urease accessory protein UreF: MSRAALLVLADGRFPAGGHAHSGGAEPAVKAGRIRDAEDLAEFCRGRLHTAGLTAAALAAAAAHGHDPLALDEAADARTPSPALRAVARKLGRQLMRAARATWPSPELAALAEARPRGAHQPVVLGLTARSAGLGPEDAAHCVAYEAVSGPATAVVRLLSLDPFEATAVLARLAPELDRIAEQAAAAAHGTLDALPAASAPLLDITAEAHAAWPVRLFAS; this comes from the coding sequence ATGAGTCGCGCGGCTCTGCTCGTCCTCGCCGACGGCCGGTTCCCCGCCGGTGGCCACGCCCACTCCGGCGGCGCCGAACCGGCCGTGAAGGCAGGACGGATCCGCGACGCCGAGGACCTCGCCGAGTTCTGCCGGGGCCGCCTGCACACCGCCGGGCTCACGGCCGCCGCACTCGCCGCGGCGGCCGCCCACGGCCACGATCCGCTCGCGCTCGACGAGGCCGCCGACGCCCGTACCCCGTCACCCGCGCTGCGCGCCGTCGCCCGCAAGCTCGGCCGGCAGCTGATGCGGGCGGCCCGCGCCACCTGGCCCAGCCCCGAACTCGCCGCGCTCGCCGAGGCCCGGCCGCGCGGCGCCCACCAGCCCGTCGTCCTCGGCCTCACCGCGCGCTCGGCGGGGCTCGGGCCCGAGGACGCCGCGCACTGCGTCGCCTACGAAGCCGTCAGCGGACCGGCCACCGCCGTCGTCCGCCTGCTCTCCCTCGACCCCTTCGAGGCCACCGCCGTCCTCGCCCGCCTCGCACCCGAACTCGACCGGATCGCCGAACAGGCCGCCGCGGCGGCGCACGGAACCCTCGACGCGCTGCCCGCCGCCTCGGCCCCGCTCCTCGACATCACCGCCGAGGCGCACGCGGCCTGGCCGGTCCGCCTGTTCGCCTCGTGA
- a CDS encoding DUF4032 domain-containing protein, giving the protein MTLQISATNAEHPALLLELPWHIPLEQWPDEYLVPLPRGISRHVVRYARAGEETVAVKELAERPALREYELLRTLDRLGIPAVDPLAVVTGRTEADGSPLEPVLITRHLGGSLPYRSMFETTMRPGTVHRLMDALAVLLVRLHLTGFAWGDCSLSNTLFRRDAGAYAAYLVDAETGELHPRLSNGQRAYDIELARVNISGEMLDLEAAGALHPSIDPIAFGREIEERYEALWTELTRTSVYPAGKHHYMERRIRRLNDLGFDVAEMQISHSDHGDTVTFVPKVVDAGHHQRQLLRLTGMDAEENQARRLLNDLESWMATQDDYAPGDRHGARTEVLAHRWVREIFRPTVRAARDHVSARMDAAELYHELLEHRWYLSERAQHDIGLDAAVEDYVRKVAARDDSCT; this is encoded by the coding sequence ATGACTCTGCAGATCAGCGCCACCAACGCCGAACACCCGGCCCTCCTGCTCGAACTGCCCTGGCACATCCCCCTGGAGCAGTGGCCCGACGAGTACCTCGTACCGCTCCCCCGCGGCATCTCCCGGCACGTCGTGCGCTACGCGCGAGCGGGCGAGGAGACCGTGGCCGTGAAGGAGCTCGCCGAACGGCCGGCGCTGCGCGAGTACGAACTCCTGCGTACGCTCGACCGTCTCGGGATACCCGCCGTCGACCCGCTCGCCGTGGTCACCGGCCGGACCGAGGCCGACGGTTCGCCCCTCGAACCCGTCCTGATCACCCGCCACCTGGGCGGTTCGCTCCCCTACCGGTCGATGTTCGAGACGACCATGCGCCCCGGCACGGTGCACCGCCTCATGGACGCCCTCGCTGTTCTCCTCGTGCGACTGCATCTGACGGGGTTCGCCTGGGGGGACTGCTCGCTGTCCAACACCCTGTTCCGGCGGGACGCGGGCGCGTACGCCGCCTACCTCGTGGATGCCGAGACCGGGGAGCTGCACCCCCGGCTGAGCAACGGGCAGCGCGCGTACGACATCGAGCTCGCCCGGGTCAACATCAGCGGCGAGATGCTCGACCTGGAGGCGGCCGGGGCGCTGCACCCTTCCATCGACCCGATCGCGTTCGGCCGGGAGATCGAGGAACGCTACGAGGCGCTGTGGACGGAGCTGACGCGTACCTCCGTCTACCCGGCGGGCAAGCACCACTACATGGAGCGCCGCATCCGCCGCCTCAACGACCTGGGCTTCGACGTCGCCGAGATGCAGATATCGCACTCGGACCACGGGGACACCGTCACGTTCGTGCCCAAGGTCGTGGACGCAGGCCATCATCAGCGCCAGCTCCTGCGCCTCACCGGGATGGACGCCGAGGAGAACCAGGCACGACGGCTCCTCAACGACCTGGAGAGCTGGATGGCCACCCAGGACGACTACGCTCCCGGCGACCGGCACGGCGCCCGCACCGAGGTACTGGCCCACCGCTGGGTCCGGGAGATCTTCCGGCCCACCGTGCGCGCGGCGCGCGACCACGTGTCCGCCCGGATGGACGCGGCCGAGCTGTACCACGAACTCCTCGAACACCGCTGGTACCTGTCCGAGCGGGCCCAGCACGACATCGGACTCGACGCGGCGGTCGAGGACTACGTCAGGAAGGTGGCTGCACGGGACGACAGCTGCACATAG
- a CDS encoding urease subunit alpha, with translation MAELDRAVYADLFGPTTGDRIRLADTDLLVEIEEDRSGGPGLSGDEAVFGGGKVIRESMGQSRTTRAEGAPDTVVTGAVIIDHWGVVKADIGIRDGRITGIGKAGNPDTMDGVHPDLVIGPETEIIAGNGKFLTAGAIDAHVHFISPTLIDQALSSGITTLVGGGTGPAEGTKATTITPGPWHLARMFGALDAYPVNIGLLGKGNTMSREAMHSQLRAGALGFKIHEDWGATPAVIDACLGVCEETGAQLAIHTDTLNEAGFVADTLAAIAGRSIHAYHTEGAGGGHAPDIIGIVSEPYVLPSSTNPTRPHTINTIEEHLDMLMVCHHLNPAVPEDLAFAESRIRPSTIAAEDILHDLGAISIISSDSQAMGRIGEVVLRTWQTAHVMKKRRGALSGDGRADNRRVRRYVAKYTINPAVAQGLDREIGSVETGKLADLVLWEPAFFGVKPQTVIKGGQIAYAQMGDSNASIPTPQPVLPRPMFGAVGRSPAADSVNFVADAAVQDGLPERLGLGKAFVPISSTRGVTKADMRENDATPQVHVDPDSFAVTIDGEPVEPAPAAELPMAQRYFLF, from the coding sequence ATGGCTGAACTCGACCGCGCCGTCTACGCCGACCTGTTCGGCCCCACGACCGGCGACCGCATCCGGCTGGCAGACACCGATCTGCTCGTCGAGATCGAGGAGGACCGCTCGGGCGGCCCCGGACTCTCCGGTGACGAGGCGGTGTTCGGCGGCGGCAAGGTCATCCGCGAATCGATGGGACAGTCCCGCACCACCCGCGCCGAGGGCGCCCCGGACACCGTCGTCACCGGCGCCGTGATCATCGACCACTGGGGCGTCGTCAAGGCGGACATCGGTATCCGCGACGGCCGGATCACCGGGATCGGCAAGGCCGGCAACCCGGACACCATGGACGGCGTCCACCCCGACCTGGTCATCGGCCCGGAGACCGAAATCATCGCGGGCAACGGCAAGTTCCTCACCGCCGGGGCCATCGACGCCCACGTCCACTTCATCTCGCCGACCCTGATCGACCAGGCGCTCTCCTCCGGCATCACCACCCTGGTCGGCGGCGGCACCGGACCGGCCGAAGGCACCAAGGCCACCACGATCACCCCGGGTCCGTGGCACCTTGCCCGGATGTTCGGGGCGCTGGACGCGTACCCCGTCAACATCGGTCTGCTCGGTAAGGGCAACACCATGTCGCGCGAGGCCATGCACTCCCAACTGCGCGCCGGGGCACTCGGATTCAAGATTCACGAGGACTGGGGTGCCACCCCCGCCGTCATCGACGCCTGCCTGGGCGTCTGCGAGGAGACGGGCGCCCAGCTCGCCATCCACACCGACACCCTCAACGAGGCCGGATTCGTCGCCGACACCCTCGCCGCCATCGCCGGGCGCTCCATCCATGCGTACCACACCGAAGGTGCCGGCGGCGGGCACGCTCCGGACATCATCGGCATCGTCTCGGAGCCGTACGTCCTGCCCAGCTCCACCAACCCGACCCGGCCGCACACCATCAACACCATCGAGGAACACCTCGACATGCTGATGGTCTGTCATCACCTCAACCCGGCCGTGCCGGAGGATCTGGCCTTCGCCGAATCCCGGATCCGGCCGTCCACCATCGCGGCCGAGGACATCCTCCACGACCTCGGGGCCATCTCGATCATCTCGTCCGACTCCCAGGCCATGGGCCGCATCGGCGAGGTCGTCCTGCGCACCTGGCAGACCGCCCATGTGATGAAGAAGCGCCGCGGTGCCCTGTCCGGCGACGGGCGGGCCGACAACCGGCGAGTGCGTCGCTATGTCGCCAAATACACCATCAACCCGGCGGTCGCCCAAGGACTCGACCGGGAGATCGGTTCGGTGGAGACCGGCAAGCTCGCCGACCTGGTGCTGTGGGAACCGGCGTTCTTCGGCGTCAAGCCGCAGACCGTGATCAAGGGCGGCCAGATCGCGTACGCGCAGATGGGCGATTCCAACGCCTCCATCCCGACTCCGCAACCGGTGCTGCCCCGCCCGATGTTCGGCGCTGTGGGCCGTTCGCCCGCGGCCGACTCCGTCAACTTCGTGGCCGATGCGGCCGTCCAGGACGGGCTGCCGGAACGCCTCGGTCTCGGGAAGGCGTTCGTGCCGATCAGCAGTACGCGCGGCGTCACCAAGGCGGACATGCGGGAGAACGACGCCACTCCGCAGGTCCACGTCGATCCCGACAGCTTCGCCGTGACGATCGACGGCGAGCCGGTCGAACCGGCGCCGGCCGCCGAACTGCCCATGGCCCAGCGCTACTTCCTCTTCTGA
- a CDS encoding urease subunit gamma: MRLTPHEQERLLIHVAADVAQRRRTRGLRLNHPEAVAVITVHLLEGARDGRTVSELMASGRKVLGRGDVMDGVPEMIHDVQVEATFPDGTKLVTVHEPIV, encoded by the coding sequence ATGCGACTGACCCCGCACGAGCAGGAACGCCTGCTCATCCATGTTGCCGCCGATGTGGCTCAGCGGCGCCGGACGCGCGGACTGCGGCTCAACCACCCCGAGGCGGTCGCAGTGATCACCGTCCATCTGCTGGAAGGCGCCCGCGACGGCCGTACGGTCTCCGAGCTGATGGCCTCGGGCCGCAAGGTGCTCGGCCGCGGCGACGTCATGGACGGGGTGCCCGAGATGATCCACGACGTCCAGGTCGAGGCCACCTTCCCGGACGGCACCAAGCTCGTCACCGTCCACGAACCGATCGTCTGA